A genomic window from Anthocerotibacter panamensis C109 includes:
- the ureB gene encoding urease subunit beta — MIPGEYLLAEADILALAGRQTVEVIVSNTGDRPVQVGSHYHFFEVNRALYFDRQLALGMRLNIPSGTAVRFEPGQAHTVELVALAGKGLVFGFNRLVEGSVRTQHGRKQALLRLQEFLEIAG, encoded by the coding sequence ATGATACCCGGTGAGTATTTGTTGGCAGAAGCAGACATCCTCGCCTTAGCAGGGCGGCAGACCGTCGAAGTCATTGTCAGCAATACGGGGGACCGACCGGTCCAAGTGGGCTCGCACTATCACTTCTTTGAGGTAAACCGGGCGCTTTATTTCGACCGGCAACTGGCGCTGGGGATGCGCCTCAATATTCCTTCGGGGACGGCTGTGCGCTTTGAACCGGGACAAGCGCATACGGTAGAACTGGTCGCTTTGGCAGGTAAAGGACTCGTCTTTGGCTTTAACCGGCTGGTCGAAGGCTCGGTGCGGACGCAACATGGGCGCAAACAGGCTTTGCTTCGGCTACAGGAATTTTTGGAGATAGCGGGGTGA
- the urtB gene encoding urea ABC transporter permease subunit UrtB: METVVTQLFNGLSTGSILVLVALGLAITFGLMGVINMAHGELLMVGAYVTYLSQNFFTAYAPQYQGWAFVVALPLAFGVAGLVGFLLEWSVIRFLYGRSLETLLATWGVSLIFQQLFRNLFGANNVDVQSPSWLEGGIALGDGLQFPFRRLFIILLAGLCVGGAYWFLNNTPWGLRIRAVTQNREMSACLGISTRRVDAFTFALGSGLAGIAGCAVSLLGSVGPSSGLNYIVDAFMVVILGGVGKIFGAVAGGVALGEAKTFLEFLTSSSLATALVFSLIILFLQIRPAGIFPQKGRGVDL; the protein is encoded by the coding sequence TTGGAGACGGTAGTCACACAACTTTTTAATGGTCTCAGTACGGGCTCGATCCTCGTACTGGTGGCTCTGGGTCTGGCTATCACCTTCGGCCTGATGGGGGTGATCAACATGGCCCACGGCGAATTGCTCATGGTCGGGGCCTATGTCACGTACCTGTCCCAAAATTTCTTTACGGCCTATGCCCCGCAATATCAGGGCTGGGCCTTTGTGGTGGCGCTACCCTTGGCTTTTGGGGTGGCGGGCTTGGTCGGTTTTTTGCTGGAGTGGTCGGTGATCCGTTTTCTCTATGGGCGCTCTTTGGAGACATTGCTCGCCACATGGGGGGTGAGCCTGATCTTCCAACAGTTGTTTCGCAATCTCTTTGGGGCCAACAACGTCGATGTGCAGAGCCCGAGCTGGTTGGAAGGCGGGATCGCGCTTGGAGATGGGCTACAGTTTCCTTTTCGCCGCCTGTTTATCATCCTGCTAGCGGGCTTGTGCGTGGGTGGAGCCTACTGGTTTCTCAACAACACGCCCTGGGGCCTCAGGATCCGGGCGGTCACCCAAAATCGGGAGATGAGTGCCTGTCTGGGTATTTCCACCCGCAGGGTCGATGCCTTTACGTTTGCCCTGGGCTCGGGGTTGGCGGGTATCGCTGGGTGTGCGGTCAGCCTCTTGGGGTCGGTGGGGCCATCCTCTGGGCTGAACTATATTGTGGACGCTTTCATGGTCGTCATTCTGGGGGGCGTGGGCAAGATCTTCGGGGCGGTGGCCGGGGGGGTGGCCCTGGGGGAGGCTAAGACCTTCCTTGAATTCCTGACGAGTTCGAGCCTCGCCACGGCGTTGGTTTTTAGCCTGATTATCCTGTTCTTGCAAATCCGACCGGCGGGGATCTTTCCGCAGAAGGGCCGGGGGGTGGATCTATGA
- the urtD gene encoding urea ABC transporter ATP-binding protein UrtD, translating into MKLLEIQDVTVDFDGFKALNRLNFAMAEGELRVVIGPNGAGKTTFLDVITGRTRPTVGKVRFKGQDLTRSSEHRTANLGIGRKFQTPRVFSSLTVTENLLLSVKRSKGVLTTLFNPLPKAKKAKVADILARIGLAHRATTPAATLAHGERQWLEIGMLIAQDPALLLLDEPVAGLTDLETEQTARLLKDLQVDHSILVIEHDMAFVREIATTVSVFHQGSLLCEGSVGEVQNDPKVIEVYLGAHANA; encoded by the coding sequence ATGAAGTTGCTGGAAATTCAGGATGTGACTGTAGATTTTGATGGCTTTAAGGCGCTCAACCGCCTCAACTTCGCTATGGCGGAGGGGGAGTTGCGGGTCGTCATCGGCCCCAATGGGGCGGGTAAGACTACATTCCTGGATGTCATCACCGGACGGACCCGACCAACGGTGGGCAAAGTGCGCTTCAAGGGCCAGGATCTGACCCGGTCTTCGGAGCACCGCACGGCGAATCTGGGGATTGGCCGAAAATTTCAGACCCCCCGTGTCTTCAGCAGCCTCACGGTCACCGAGAATCTCTTGCTGTCCGTCAAACGGTCCAAAGGGGTACTCACGACCCTCTTCAACCCCCTGCCTAAGGCGAAAAAAGCCAAAGTCGCAGACATTTTGGCGCGCATCGGGTTGGCCCATCGGGCTACGACCCCGGCGGCGACGCTCGCGCATGGCGAACGGCAGTGGTTGGAGATTGGAATGTTGATTGCTCAAGACCCGGCGCTCCTCTTGCTGGATGAACCCGTTGCGGGGCTGACCGACCTGGAGACCGAACAAACCGCCCGCCTGCTCAAAGATTTACAGGTGGACCATTCGATCTTGGTCATCGAGCACGACATGGCCTTTGTCCGCGAGATTGCGACGACCGTCAGCGTTTTTCATCAGGGTAGCCTACTGTGTGAAGGGTCCGTCGGGGAGGTGCAAAACGACCCCAAAGTGATCGAAGTCTACTTGGGAGCGCACGCCAATGCTTGA
- a CDS encoding urease accessory protein UreF, producing MSTTLFALLQLCDSALPIGGYSHSWGLETWVQEGVLTSGREVEAALQTLLYQSIAPQDGLACALAHRYGTQGELENFQRLNQYLSASRWALEPAQGSRLMGERLKRLVLELGWVDPFPAGEHHHAAVFGWLTGILEIRCAEAVTGYLFNTLNSHVSACVRLIPLGHTEGQKILARLQPTLQELVPVCLGGELEDLSGFAPLHEWACKEHESLYSRLFQS from the coding sequence ATGTCTACTACCTTGTTTGCGCTCCTACAGTTGTGTGATTCGGCCTTGCCCATTGGCGGGTACTCCCATTCCTGGGGACTTGAGACTTGGGTGCAAGAGGGCGTACTCACTTCCGGTCGAGAAGTTGAAGCGGCCTTGCAGACTTTGCTCTATCAGAGCATCGCGCCTCAAGACGGGTTGGCTTGTGCGCTGGCCCACCGCTATGGTACGCAAGGGGAACTGGAGAACTTCCAACGGCTCAATCAATATCTCAGTGCCAGCCGTTGGGCACTGGAACCGGCACAGGGTTCACGCTTGATGGGCGAACGGTTGAAACGCTTGGTCCTGGAGTTAGGTTGGGTGGACCCATTTCCAGCAGGGGAGCACCACCATGCGGCAGTCTTCGGCTGGCTTACAGGAATACTGGAGATCCGCTGCGCTGAAGCGGTTACTGGGTATCTTTTTAACACGCTCAATAGCCATGTTTCCGCTTGCGTCCGCTTGATCCCCCTAGGCCATACCGAAGGGCAAAAGATTCTAGCCCGTCTCCAGCCCACCCTTCAGGAGTTGGTTCCGGTTTGTCTGGGGGGGGAACTGGAAGACCTAAGCGGTTTTGCGCCCCTGCACGAGTGGGCCTGCAAAGAACATGAAAGCCTGTATTCGCGTTTGTTTCAAAGCTGA
- the urtC gene encoding urea ABC transporter permease subunit UrtC: MNRVKAYAEWLIFGAVVLVLAVLVPGLLSDFRLGLLGKFLAFAVLALGMDLVWGYTGMLSLGHGVFFGLGAYAMAMHLKLEVGNAGNFGTDLPDFMFWNGVTELPWFWQPFHYFGFTLAMVFVAPGLLAFVLGWLTFRNRIRGVYFSLLTQALAIVFVTLFIGQQGYTGGTNGITDFRTILGFDLSSAATQKGLYEATVVCLALSYLFCRWLTGGAMGKVLAAIRDDEVRVRFAGYDPAAYKVFIFTVSACLAGLAGALFVPQVGIISPTTMGIVPSIEIVIWVAVGGRGTLVGAILGAVLVNAAKSFFSESFPDFWLYLQGSLFLGTVLFLPLGIVGFFQQWFAPKPTEETEQEVEAVREGVKL; encoded by the coding sequence ATGAATAGGGTCAAAGCCTACGCAGAATGGTTGATTTTTGGGGCGGTGGTGCTGGTGCTGGCGGTGTTGGTGCCGGGGCTATTGTCAGACTTCCGGTTGGGTTTACTTGGGAAATTCTTGGCTTTTGCGGTTCTAGCTTTGGGGATGGACTTGGTCTGGGGCTATACGGGGATGTTGAGTCTCGGCCATGGGGTTTTTTTTGGGCTCGGGGCCTATGCCATGGCGATGCACCTCAAGCTGGAAGTGGGGAATGCTGGAAACTTCGGGACGGACCTGCCGGACTTCATGTTCTGGAATGGGGTGACGGAGTTGCCCTGGTTCTGGCAGCCTTTTCATTATTTTGGATTTACGCTGGCGATGGTGTTTGTGGCTCCGGGGCTGTTGGCTTTTGTCCTGGGCTGGCTGACTTTTCGCAACCGCATCCGGGGGGTGTATTTCTCGCTGTTGACGCAGGCGTTGGCGATTGTTTTTGTGACGCTGTTTATCGGTCAGCAAGGCTACACCGGAGGCACCAACGGAATCACCGATTTTCGGACGATTCTGGGCTTTGACCTGAGCAGTGCCGCGACCCAAAAGGGCCTCTATGAGGCTACGGTGGTCTGTTTGGCGCTCAGTTATCTCTTCTGCCGCTGGCTGACGGGGGGGGCCATGGGAAAAGTCCTGGCGGCTATCCGCGATGACGAAGTCCGGGTGCGCTTTGCGGGCTACGACCCGGCGGCCTATAAAGTCTTTATCTTTACGGTCTCAGCTTGTCTGGCGGGGCTGGCAGGGGCGCTTTTTGTGCCGCAAGTCGGGATCATCTCGCCGACAACGATGGGGATTGTGCCCTCAATTGAGATCGTCATTTGGGTGGCAGTCGGGGGGCGCGGGACCTTGGTGGGAGCTATTTTGGGCGCGGTGCTGGTCAATGCAGCCAAGAGCTTTTTTAGCGAATCGTTCCCGGACTTCTGGCTCTACTTGCAAGGTTCGCTATTTCTGGGGACGGTCCTCTTCTTGCCTTTGGGCATTGTTGGATTTTTCCAGCAGTGGTTTGCTCCCAAACCGACCGAGGAAACAGAACAAGAAGTCGAGGCGGTACGCGAGGGGGTCAAGCTATGA
- a CDS encoding iron uptake porin, translating to MKHATFPALASLAALLVLAQGVQALPGDYDARLVDQYAQGLGISAISQVSSVSELTDVDPNGFAFQALKSLVERYGCIEGYPSKVYLGNKALTRYEFAAGLNACLEKVNELIAAGTADKITKDDLASIQRLQEEFKAELATLRGRVDALEAKAKELESQQFSTTTKLDGSVVFNVIGGGASASILANPFSSPAVRTGGNVTPGNAGNTVFTARTTLNFRSSFTGKDELRIRVRGFTGQDFSGVFSAGTGVGTLFNSGTNPNTNGISTANFDKVYYTTPLTDNFRIWIGPRIQTIDIIDTNSFAGGDDVSTFATILNSFSPLISGTVQNGPGGAFDWTINDFVSLRGLYVATSGGQSFGFGSGGLTGGTFKAQGELEIRPTRESAIRLQYARLNVQASDSGTVFGGGTNALLVGTDPTFASLGAAATVRNAQTNVYGVNAEWAITPTVGLFGRFAFANTSVSGLSELNTNTYHGGVSVSDVFGAGNLFAVAYGQPIRITSGPTGPDSGTQTELEAFLRIQISDRVSLTPDFQAYFVPGNVAGNPTLYVGTLRASFTF from the coding sequence ATGAAACACGCTACTTTCCCCGCTCTGGCCTCACTGGCAGCCCTGCTGGTGCTTGCTCAGGGAGTCCAGGCGCTACCTGGCGACTACGACGCCCGTCTCGTTGACCAGTATGCCCAGGGTTTGGGCATCAGTGCCATCAGTCAGGTCAGTTCGGTCTCGGAATTGACGGATGTGGACCCCAATGGTTTTGCCTTTCAGGCGCTTAAGTCTCTAGTCGAGCGCTATGGCTGTATTGAGGGCTATCCCTCTAAAGTCTACCTGGGCAACAAAGCCCTCACCCGCTACGAATTCGCTGCCGGTCTCAACGCTTGTTTAGAGAAGGTTAACGAATTGATTGCTGCGGGTACCGCCGACAAAATAACCAAGGATGACCTCGCCTCGATTCAGCGTCTCCAGGAAGAATTTAAGGCCGAACTAGCGACCCTCCGTGGACGCGTGGATGCGCTGGAGGCCAAAGCCAAAGAGTTGGAGAGCCAGCAGTTCTCGACTACGACCAAGCTCGATGGTTCGGTGGTCTTTAACGTCATCGGCGGTGGAGCTTCAGCGAGCATTCTTGCCAACCCCTTCAGTTCACCTGCGGTGCGCACAGGGGGTAACGTAACTCCAGGCAATGCGGGCAACACGGTCTTCACCGCCCGCACGACCCTCAACTTCCGCTCGAGCTTCACTGGCAAGGACGAGTTGCGCATCCGCGTCCGGGGCTTTACCGGTCAGGATTTCTCGGGGGTATTCAGTGCAGGGACGGGCGTAGGCACCCTCTTCAACTCGGGCACCAACCCCAACACCAACGGCATCTCGACCGCCAACTTTGACAAGGTCTACTACACGACCCCCCTTACAGATAACTTCCGTATCTGGATCGGCCCGCGCATCCAGACCATCGATATCATTGACACCAACAGCTTTGCGGGTGGGGATGATGTCAGCACCTTCGCGACCATCTTGAACAGCTTCAGCCCCCTGATTTCGGGCACAGTCCAGAATGGTCCCGGCGGAGCCTTTGATTGGACGATCAATGACTTCGTCAGCCTGCGCGGTCTTTATGTCGCGACCAGCGGTGGGCAGTCTTTCGGCTTCGGCAGTGGCGGATTGACCGGCGGTACCTTCAAAGCGCAAGGGGAACTGGAAATTCGACCCACCAGGGAGTCTGCCATCAGGCTACAGTACGCCCGCCTCAACGTACAGGCTAGCGATTCTGGGACCGTCTTCGGGGGTGGAACCAACGCTCTGTTGGTGGGGACCGACCCCACGTTCGCTTCACTTGGAGCAGCAGCCACCGTTCGTAACGCCCAGACCAACGTCTACGGGGTGAACGCGGAGTGGGCCATCACGCCCACGGTCGGGCTCTTCGGGCGCTTTGCTTTCGCCAATACCTCCGTCAGTGGCCTATCTGAACTGAACACCAACACCTACCACGGTGGGGTGTCTGTCTCGGATGTCTTTGGTGCCGGAAACTTGTTTGCCGTCGCCTACGGTCAACCTATCCGCATCACCAGCGGCCCGACCGGACCGGACAGTGGTACACAGACCGAGCTGGAAGCCTTTTTACGCATCCAGATCTCCGACCGTGTCTCCCTCACGCCCGACTTCCAAGCCTACTTTGTCCCTGGCAACGTCGCGGGCAACCCCACGCTCTATGTGGGCACCTTGCGCGCTTCGTTCACCTTCTAG
- a CDS encoding HD domain-containing protein: MAPVSKSRTYHDPIHGGIELKGSDPLERMIIQLIDTPEFQRLRRVRQLDVASLTFHGAEGSRFTHSLGVFAVARRVFDRLAGNYPGLEEYRALVLTAALLHDIGHGPFSHASEEIFSYDHEDWTRKILNGPTRVAQLLKGYDPRLPQQLLQVFLGEFPVPLVGQLVSGQLDCDRLDYLLRDSYFTGAQYGHLDLDRIISALDYDTPTRSLVVRGRKGLVAVEHYLTVRYFMYTQVYNHSKNLAARFVLSCILRRARELVQAGELVVDEVLQVWFSTSSEQWPLGMYLACDDTVMYYHIQRWQNCTDPVLAELCRQLTDRDLPKAWEITSLSAEQRTKLMERLGTLLSEQHTTPADYWVGLKEARIKGYSLYNKGIFLKSEEGRGLQEIAECSSLVRSLILGDTKTWLIYPRAIGAQVARMVQIEKAVAGLG, encoded by the coding sequence ATGGCCCCTGTGAGCAAATCCCGCACCTACCACGACCCGATCCATGGCGGGATCGAACTCAAAGGCTCGGACCCGCTGGAGCGGATGATCATTCAGCTTATTGATACGCCTGAGTTTCAGCGCTTGCGCCGGGTGCGGCAGTTGGATGTGGCGAGTTTGACCTTTCATGGAGCCGAGGGATCGCGGTTTACCCACTCCCTGGGCGTCTTCGCCGTGGCGCGGCGCGTCTTTGACCGTTTAGCCGGGAACTATCCAGGGCTGGAAGAGTACCGTGCCCTCGTCCTCACCGCAGCGCTTCTCCATGACATCGGTCATGGCCCCTTTAGCCATGCCAGCGAAGAAATTTTTAGCTACGACCACGAGGACTGGACCCGCAAGATCCTCAATGGCCCGACCCGTGTGGCACAACTGCTCAAGGGCTATGATCCCCGCCTGCCCCAACAACTGCTACAGGTTTTTCTAGGCGAGTTCCCCGTGCCCTTGGTGGGGCAACTGGTCTCTGGACAACTAGACTGTGACCGGCTCGATTATCTGTTGCGCGATAGCTACTTCACTGGAGCCCAATACGGTCACCTGGACCTGGACCGGATCATCTCCGCTCTCGACTATGACACCCCGACCCGGTCGCTGGTCGTGCGCGGACGTAAGGGTTTGGTGGCCGTAGAGCACTATCTCACCGTGCGCTACTTCATGTACACCCAGGTCTATAACCATTCTAAAAATCTGGCTGCCCGCTTTGTTCTCAGTTGCATCCTGCGTCGCGCCAGGGAACTGGTCCAAGCCGGGGAACTGGTGGTTGATGAAGTGCTCCAAGTCTGGTTTAGCACCTCCTCCGAACAGTGGCCTCTAGGCATGTACCTCGCCTGCGATGACACCGTGATGTACTACCACATCCAGCGCTGGCAAAACTGTACCGACCCCGTGCTCGCCGAATTGTGCCGTCAACTCACAGACCGGGATCTGCCCAAAGCCTGGGAAATCACTTCCCTCTCCGCAGAACAACGCACTAAATTAATGGAACGCCTCGGGACTCTGCTCAGCGAACAGCACACCACCCCCGCCGACTACTGGGTTGGCCTAAAAGAAGCCAGGATCAAGGGCTACAGCCTCTACAACAAGGGGATTTTCCTTAAGTCGGAGGAGGGGAGGGGCCTCCAAGAGATTGCCGAGTGCTCCTCGCTGGTGCGTTCGCTGATCCTTGGCGATACCAAGACTTGGCTTATCTATCCTCGGGCCATTGGTGCTCAGGTTGCCCGTATGGTCCAAATCGAAAAGGCTGTAGCAGGACTCGGATAG
- a CDS encoding urease subunit gamma, with amino-acid sequence MHLSPQEQEKLMIFLAAQLAERRRARGLKLNYPEAVALLSFNILEGARDGKTVAQLMGEGLSVLAREDVMEGVPEMIPEIQIEATFPDGTKLVTLHDPIR; translated from the coding sequence ATGCACCTCAGCCCTCAGGAACAAGAGAAACTGATGATCTTCCTCGCCGCGCAACTTGCTGAACGCAGGCGGGCGCGGGGGCTCAAACTGAACTACCCGGAAGCGGTAGCTCTATTGAGCTTCAACATCCTGGAAGGAGCCCGCGACGGCAAAACCGTAGCCCAACTTATGGGAGAAGGACTCAGCGTGCTTGCCCGAGAGGACGTGATGGAGGGGGTGCCGGAGATGATCCCCGAGATTCAGATCGAGGCAACCTTCCCCGATGGCACCAAGCTGGTCACGCTCCACGACCCTATACGCTGA
- the urtE gene encoding urea ABC transporter ATP-binding subunit UrtE: protein MLEVQGLNVYYGQSHILRNIDLSIPEGAMVCLIGRNGVGKTTLLKSLIGLLAAKQGRITLAGQPLTALPADARARRGIAYVPQGREIFSGLTVYENLVLGLEAAATPQKQVPEEIFELFPVLKTMANRRGGDLSGGQQQQLAIGRALVSRPKVLLLDEPTEGIQPSIVQEIEETLAKINRQQGLTILFVEQNLEFARRLAHRFHVMEKGRLVAGGTIDALQSELVARYLTV from the coding sequence ATGCTTGAAGTCCAAGGGCTGAACGTCTACTACGGGCAGAGCCATATCCTGCGCAATATCGATCTGAGTATCCCCGAGGGTGCCATGGTCTGTCTGATCGGGCGCAATGGTGTCGGGAAGACTACGTTACTCAAGAGTTTGATCGGTCTGCTGGCGGCTAAACAGGGCCGGATTACCCTGGCAGGACAGCCTCTCACCGCCTTACCCGCCGATGCCCGAGCCCGCAGAGGGATTGCCTATGTCCCGCAGGGGCGCGAGATCTTCTCGGGGCTGACGGTCTACGAAAATCTGGTCCTGGGCTTAGAGGCTGCCGCCACCCCGCAAAAACAAGTCCCGGAGGAAATTTTTGAACTGTTCCCGGTCCTCAAGACCATGGCTAACCGACGGGGGGGCGACCTCAGCGGGGGGCAGCAGCAGCAGTTGGCAATAGGGCGGGCGTTGGTTTCGCGGCCCAAAGTCCTGCTTTTGGATGAGCCGACTGAAGGTATTCAGCCCTCGATTGTTCAGGAAATCGAAGAGACCTTAGCGAAAATCAACCGTCAACAGGGTCTTACGATCTTGTTTGTAGAGCAGAACTTGGAATTCGCTCGCCGGTTGGCCCATCGCTTTCATGTTATGGAAAAAGGCCGCCTGGTGGCAGGTGGAACTATAGACGCGTTGCAATCCGAATTGGTCGCTCGCTATCTAACGGTTTAA
- a CDS encoding UbiD family decarboxylase, producing the protein MTRDLRSFLTFLEARGQLRRIEAPVDAQLEITEIAERMLRCGGPALLFERVKGARFPVVVNLMGTVERVVWAMGLEQQQQLEALGEKLGKLQKPRPPRNLKGLIEFAPLLLDVLKAKPGRVLFNAPCQEIVLDGEAVDLNVLPMLQPWPADAGRNITMGLVITRDPEDGTPNVGIYRLQYQSRNTLTVHWLSVRGGARHLRKWAERGQKMPIAIALGVDPLLVLAAATPIPVELSEWLFAGLYGGEGVKLTKCRTSDLLVPAMAEIILEGTITPGETALDGPFGDHMGYYGLPEPSPVLRVETITHRRNPLYLATFSGRPPKEEAMIAIALNRVYTPLLRQQIPEIRDFFLPMDALSYKLAVISIKKSYPGQARRAALAFWTALVQFTYTKFVVVVDEGVDIRDPAQVVWAIASKVDPARDVFILEDTPFDSLDFACEKIGLGARMGIDATTKIPPETDHAWGEPLVMDEATRNLVTRRWAEYGLEDIALNRVDPKAWGYYG; encoded by the coding sequence GTGACCCGTGACCTGCGGAGTTTCCTCACCTTCCTCGAAGCTCGGGGCCAACTGAGACGCATTGAGGCTCCTGTTGATGCTCAGCTTGAGATCACAGAAATCGCCGAGCGGATGCTGCGCTGCGGAGGGCCAGCCCTGTTGTTTGAACGGGTCAAAGGAGCCCGCTTCCCCGTGGTGGTTAACCTGATGGGGACAGTAGAACGGGTGGTCTGGGCGATGGGTCTGGAGCAGCAGCAACAACTAGAAGCGTTGGGCGAAAAATTGGGTAAGCTCCAAAAGCCCCGTCCCCCACGCAACCTCAAAGGATTGATCGAATTTGCGCCCCTCTTGCTAGATGTCTTGAAGGCCAAACCAGGTAGAGTCCTCTTCAACGCTCCTTGCCAGGAAATAGTCCTGGATGGGGAGGCTGTGGACCTAAACGTGCTACCGATGCTACAACCTTGGCCTGCAGATGCCGGACGCAACATCACCATGGGTCTGGTCATCACCCGCGACCCCGAGGACGGCACCCCTAACGTAGGGATTTACCGCCTCCAATACCAGAGCCGCAACACGCTCACTGTCCACTGGTTGTCTGTCCGTGGCGGTGCCCGTCACCTACGCAAGTGGGCGGAACGCGGCCAAAAAATGCCCATCGCCATCGCCTTAGGCGTGGACCCCCTGCTCGTCCTGGCTGCGGCAACCCCAATCCCAGTGGAACTTTCCGAATGGCTCTTCGCCGGACTCTATGGCGGCGAGGGCGTCAAGCTGACCAAGTGCCGCACTTCAGACCTGCTCGTGCCTGCGATGGCTGAAATTATCCTAGAGGGGACGATAACTCCCGGTGAGACTGCCCTAGATGGACCCTTTGGGGATCATATGGGCTACTACGGACTTCCCGAGCCCTCTCCGGTCCTGCGCGTGGAGACGATTACCCACCGCCGCAATCCCCTCTACCTCGCTACGTTCTCTGGTCGCCCGCCCAAAGAAGAGGCGATGATCGCCATTGCCCTCAACCGGGTGTACACTCCGCTATTGCGCCAGCAGATACCCGAAATCAGGGATTTTTTCCTGCCGATGGATGCGTTGAGCTACAAATTGGCAGTCATCTCCATCAAAAAATCCTATCCTGGACAGGCCCGCCGCGCCGCCCTTGCCTTCTGGACCGCTTTGGTTCAGTTCACATACACCAAGTTTGTGGTCGTGGTAGATGAGGGCGTGGACATCCGCGACCCCGCTCAGGTAGTCTGGGCCATCGCCTCAAAAGTAGACCCGGCGCGCGATGTGTTTATCCTGGAGGACACCCCCTTCGACAGTCTCGACTTTGCCTGTGAAAAAATTGGGCTCGGGGCCAGAATGGGCATCGACGCCACCACCAAAATTCCCCCAGAGACAGATCACGCCTGGGGCGAACCTCTAGTTATGGACGAGGCAACCCGGAATCTGGTGACGCGCCGCTGGGCTGAGTATGGCCTTGAGGACATCGCGCTCAATCGTGTGGACCCCAAGGCGTGGGGCTATTACGGTTAG
- the urtA gene encoding urea ABC transporter substrate-binding protein, whose protein sequence is MERRKLLKLTAAAGVGAVVGPQILVRASLPVYAQGSTVKVGILHSLSGTLAISEVSLKDVELMAIEEINKAGGLLGKQIEPVIEDGASDWPNFAEKAKKLIEKDKVATVFGCWTSASRKAVLPVFEKLDHQLWYPVQYEGLECSKNIFYTGAAPNQQIEPAVTWLLKNKGKKMYLLGSDYVFPRTANAIIKSQLKKEGGTLVGEEYTPLGATEYNTIISKIKAAKPDSIFSTLNGDSNVAFYKQLKDAGITAKEIPVMAVSVAEDEMRGIGGKTALGHYAAWNYFQSVDTPANQAFVKKFKAKFGKDRVTDDPIEAAYIAVQLWAMAVKKAKSFDINKVRLAAYGLSLDAPEGRVTMNTNNHIFKTVRIGEILADGQFKVVYATPQPVKPEPWTPLIPTPFKGCDWTKGGNIKASLDSRDSSVALTLP, encoded by the coding sequence ATGGAACGAAGAAAGTTACTCAAGCTTACGGCAGCCGCTGGTGTTGGAGCAGTTGTAGGTCCCCAAATCCTTGTACGGGCGAGCTTGCCGGTCTACGCGCAAGGGTCCACCGTCAAAGTCGGCATCTTACATTCGCTGAGTGGAACCCTCGCCATCAGTGAAGTCTCTCTCAAAGATGTCGAGCTGATGGCGATTGAGGAGATCAACAAGGCGGGAGGGTTGTTAGGCAAACAGATCGAGCCGGTCATTGAAGACGGAGCCTCAGACTGGCCCAACTTCGCTGAAAAAGCCAAGAAGCTGATCGAGAAGGACAAGGTCGCCACGGTCTTTGGCTGTTGGACCTCAGCTAGCCGCAAAGCTGTGTTGCCCGTCTTTGAAAAACTGGATCATCAGTTGTGGTATCCCGTCCAATATGAAGGGCTGGAGTGCTCCAAGAATATCTTCTACACCGGAGCGGCTCCGAACCAACAGATTGAACCGGCGGTCACTTGGCTGTTAAAGAACAAGGGCAAAAAGATGTACTTGCTCGGTTCGGACTACGTCTTCCCCCGCACCGCCAACGCCATCATCAAGTCCCAACTCAAGAAAGAAGGCGGTACGCTGGTCGGCGAAGAGTACACGCCCTTGGGTGCGACTGAATACAACACCATCATCTCCAAAATCAAAGCAGCCAAGCCTGACAGCATTTTCAGTACACTCAACGGAGATAGCAACGTCGCCTTTTATAAGCAGCTCAAGGACGCTGGGATCACCGCCAAGGAAATCCCGGTGATGGCTGTCAGCGTCGCAGAGGATGAGATGCGTGGCATTGGTGGGAAGACTGCCCTCGGTCATTACGCCGCCTGGAACTACTTCCAAAGCGTGGATACCCCGGCGAACCAAGCCTTCGTCAAGAAGTTCAAGGCTAAGTTCGGGAAGGACCGCGTCACTGATGACCCAATTGAAGCTGCGTATATCGCGGTTCAACTCTGGGCAATGGCGGTCAAGAAAGCCAAGTCCTTCGACATCAACAAGGTCCGTCTAGCCGCCTATGGCCTGAGTCTGGATGCCCCGGAAGGCCGCGTGACGATGAACACCAACAACCACATCTTCAAGACCGTCCGCATCGGCGAGATCCTGGCTGATGGTCAGTTTAAAGTGGTCTATGCCACGCCTCAGCCGGTCAAGCCCGAGCCCTGGACTCCGCTGATTCCCACCCCGTTTAAGGGCTGTGACTGGACAAAAGGTGGCAATATCAAGGCGTCCCTCGATAGCCGGGACTCCTCGGTGGCGCTGACGCTTCCTTAA